A genomic segment from Thermostichus lividus PCC 6715 encodes:
- a CDS encoding fimbria/pilus outer membrane usher protein gives MCEYRYVGGGGLLGGISWGRNFELSPYLIRQPSFDASGVVDSPAKAEVYLNNRLLSTLELPPGPFRLENLPYKAGFNHIRVVVTDAEGKTQVFDSRYVQFSRLLKPGLSEFLITAGSERQNFGTDNFRYDDTLRILGFYRQGVLTNLTLGGRIEATDQLISTGVSVSTALPLGTVDVAAAVSSNAGVMGHAVAVSYFYPGQWLGFGGGVRLSSDFYTNTSLALAGDRPRLEAFFTASMPLGSRINLSGQYNYTDQRDAIARDQISLSAQVRLSRQLNLFIQATQSQTANQSPDNRFSVNLNYFLGGTQT, from the coding sequence ATGTGTGAATACCGATACGTTGGGGGGGGTGGCCTACTGGGGGGGATTAGCTGGGGGCGCAATTTTGAGCTGAGTCCTTACCTCATTCGCCAGCCTAGTTTTGATGCATCAGGGGTGGTGGATAGCCCCGCCAAGGCAGAGGTGTACCTCAATAACCGTTTATTAAGTACCCTTGAGTTACCGCCGGGGCCGTTTCGGCTGGAGAATCTACCCTACAAGGCTGGGTTTAACCATATCCGTGTGGTCGTTACGGATGCTGAGGGCAAGACTCAGGTATTCGACTCTCGCTATGTGCAGTTTTCGCGCTTGCTGAAGCCGGGGCTGTCTGAGTTTTTGATTACTGCTGGTTCAGAGCGGCAGAACTTCGGCACCGATAACTTTCGCTACGATGATACGCTGCGTATTCTTGGCTTTTATCGCCAAGGGGTACTCACAAACCTCACTCTTGGGGGGCGCATCGAAGCCACCGATCAGCTCATTAGCACGGGTGTATCTGTGAGTACGGCGTTGCCGTTGGGCACGGTGGATGTGGCGGCGGCAGTGAGTAGCAACGCAGGGGTGATGGGGCATGCGGTTGCTGTGTCTTATTTTTATCCGGGGCAGTGGCTCGGATTTGGCGGCGGGGTGCGCCTCAGTAGTGACTTTTACACAAATACTAGCCTTGCCCTTGCGGGCGATCGCCCCCGTCTAGAAGCCTTTTTTACTGCATCAATGCCCCTTGGCTCTCGCATTAACCTCAGTGGCCAGTACAATTACACAGACCAGCGAGATGCGATCGCCCGCGATCAGATTAGTCTATCGGCTCAAGTTCGCCTTAGTCGCCAACTCAATCTCTTTATCCAAGCCACGCAGTCACAGACAGCGAACCAATCCCCTGACAACCGTTTTTCTGTCAACCTTAACTATTTCCTCGGGGGAACACAAACCTGA
- a CDS encoding fimbria/pilus outer membrane usher protein codes for MPQGEGYGYRVQLEQQNEQGRAFNTLLYNAPWASYQLGYSRNGETDSTLLAMEGAIVAIGGGLHLTRPIRNSFVLVDLDNVPGVSTFLSNQLIGRTNRQGKIIIPNLIPYYGNQVSIDPDSVPENYLAEGDSLLIAPPFRGGGIARFTVQRIQNFIGTVVLQRSGTPIIPALGQLTLQRGQETVASPLNRNGQFYSSDVGGLKPLRFSEGIQPTQGALALSMR; via the coding sequence TTGCCTCAAGGAGAGGGTTATGGCTATCGGGTGCAACTGGAGCAGCAAAATGAACAGGGGCGCGCGTTCAATACCCTTCTGTATAATGCCCCTTGGGCAAGCTATCAGCTGGGCTACAGCCGCAATGGCGAGACTGACAGTACACTGCTGGCGATGGAAGGGGCGATCGTGGCGATCGGGGGTGGCCTGCACCTGACTCGGCCTATTCGCAATAGCTTTGTCCTTGTCGATCTTGACAATGTGCCAGGAGTCTCAACCTTCCTCAGTAACCAACTCATTGGGCGCACCAACCGCCAAGGAAAGATCATTATTCCCAACCTCATTCCCTACTACGGCAACCAAGTGAGTATTGATCCTGACAGCGTTCCTGAAAATTACCTTGCGGAGGGAGATTCTTTGTTAATTGCGCCACCGTTTCGGGGTGGCGGCATTGCCCGCTTTACCGTACAGCGCATCCAAAACTTTATTGGCACTGTGGTATTGCAGCGCTCAGGTACCCCAATCATTCCAGCGCTAGGGCAGTTGACCCTACAGCGGGGACAAGAAACCGTGGCCTCTCCCTTAAACCGCAATGGCCAATTTTATAGTAGTGATGTGGGCGGGCTAAAACCCCTCCGCTTTAGCGAGGGGATACAGCCAACTCAGGGGGCTTTAGCCCTCTCTATGCGTTAA